In a genomic window of Candidatus Cloacimonadota bacterium:
- a CDS encoding cation:proton antiporter: MDNNILLHLAIIIFFSKILGALSRKFKQPPVIGMLLLGIVLGPTFLHFIEPNEVIKWIAKVGVLFLLFEAGLETNLKKIKEDSKQALLPASGGILTPFILGFLLSYLVYRNVSESLIIAVIFTATSVSVSVMTLLDLGKLKSLEGRCIVNSAIFDDIVGILLLTFIFGLTSKSGIQDSSLAFSFGKIIIFFIISFAFGLYVLKPFFLNLRKILLENVVISLAIATVLLYSWFAELTGLAAITGAYFAGLFLGQTHHKHSVQEGISNVGKSFFVDVFFVSIGLE, encoded by the coding sequence ATGGATAACAATATTCTGCTTCATCTGGCAATTATTATTTTCTTCTCCAAAATTCTAGGAGCTTTATCCCGTAAATTCAAACAACCTCCTGTGATCGGAATGCTTCTGCTCGGAATCGTTCTGGGACCGACATTCTTACATTTTATCGAACCGAATGAAGTGATCAAATGGATCGCTAAAGTCGGAGTTCTTTTTTTACTTTTTGAAGCAGGATTAGAAACAAATCTGAAGAAAATAAAGGAAGATTCCAAACAGGCACTCCTTCCTGCTTCCGGAGGTATCCTGACACCTTTTATACTTGGTTTTCTGTTATCATATCTTGTCTATCGTAATGTTTCCGAAAGTCTGATCATTGCAGTTATTTTCACAGCAACCAGCGTTAGTGTCAGCGTTATGACTTTACTCGATCTGGGAAAATTAAAAAGCCTGGAAGGAAGATGTATTGTAAATTCTGCCATCTTCGATGATATTGTGGGAATATTACTTTTGACATTCATTTTTGGATTAACATCAAAATCAGGAATCCAGGATTCATCTCTCGCTTTTTCTTTTGGAAAGATCATTATATTTTTCATCATTTCTTTTGCTTTCGGCTTATATGTTCTTAAGCCATTTTTTCTGAATTTGAGAAAAATCCTGCTGGAAAATGTAGTTATCTCATTAGCGATCGCAACTGTGCTTCTGTATTCCTGGTTTGCTGAATTAACAGGACTGGCTGCTATCACAGGAGCTTATTTTGCCGGTTTATTTTTGGGTCAGACACATCATAAACATTCGGTTCAGGAAGGTATTTCCAATGTTGGAAAATCTTTTTTTGTCGATGTGTTTTTTGTCAGTATCGGTTTGGAATT